The region GGCCGAGCGCCCGGCCGAACCGGTGGCCAGGATCACCGACCTGCTCGCCGCTGAGTGGATCAAGATGCGGTCCCTCCGGTCGACCTACTGGGTACTCGCCCTCAGCGCCGTCGTCGCCATCGCGATCAACTTGAACGCCGTCCACTCCGACCTGACGTACATCGACCAGCCGCATCCCCCACTACCCGGCCTCCCTCCCTACAAGTACGACCCGCTGTTCCACGGCCTGGGCAGCATCGCCGCCGGCGTCATGGCACTGGCCGCGGCCAGCTTCGGCGCCATCACGGTCTTCGGCGAGTACGCCACCGGAATGATCCGCACCACGCTCGCCGCCACCCCCGACCGGCGCGCGGTGATCACGGCCAAGGTGGCCCTCGTCACGGCAATCACGCTCATCCTTGGTGTGATCGTCTCCGTGACGTCGTTCTTCACCACCAACGCGATGCTCGCCTCCCGCCACGTCGGGCTCTCCATCCACGACCCCGGCTGCCTGCGGGCTGTCGCGGCATACGCGCTGGTCATCCCGGTCTGCGCGCTCATCGGCCTGGCATTCGGCGCCGTCCTGCGACACGCCACGGCCTCGATCGTCTCCGTCGTGGGGATGCTCTTCATCCTGCCCATGCTCTTCGGGGGCGAGAGGTACCGGCTCTTGAAGGAGATCGGCAACCACCTGCCGATGGCCGCGCAGGCCCGGCTGGCACTGAACCCCGACGGCCACACCAGCCTGGGCGAATATCCGGCCACGGTCACGGGCTCCTGGATCGCACTCGCGGCCTGGGCGCTGGTCTCGGTGACCGTTGCTGTGATGGTCGTGCGGCGACGGGATGTCTGAGGCCGGCTCAGCGGGCGGCCTCCGCCACATCTTTGCTGAGCGCACTGAAGTCGACGTCGAGGTGGGCGTCGTAGTGGTCCGGGGCGATGGCGAGTTCGTAAGTGGAGTACTCGCCGAAACGCATGATGTGCTCGGTCAGGTCGGGGAGATCTGAGCCAGGTCGAGCGGGTCGATGACCTCACCCTCAGCCTGCAGCTCGCGAACCACGTCCGCGATGTCCAGGGTGTTGTGGAAGATCACCAGATTGGCCAGCAGAGAGGTGAACTTCACGTCCTTCTCCTGCTCGACCGGGTCATTCGCCCTCACTGGCTTCGTTCACTTCAACCGACAGCGTTTGTTCGTGGGTTCCGGCGGCGTTTAGTGATCATCGGCACTCTGGATGTTCGATGAAGCTCGCCGCGCCTGAGCCCGCAGGCTGCTGGCCCACGCACATGCGCTGCATCTCGTCACGCATCTCACCGGGCCACCACAAGCGCGTCGCCAGGATCATGCGGAGCATCGGGATCGAGGGAGTCCGTCTGCGCCGCCGGCACCGCACCACCCTCGCGGACCAGGCCGCGGCGAAGGCACCGGATCTGATCGGCCGTGACTTCACCGCGGCCGTGGTGAACACGAAGTACGTCGGCGACATCACGTATCTGCCGGTCAGCGGCTCGAAGCCGCTCTACCTCGCGACCGTCATCGACCTCGCCTCACGCCGGCTGGCCGGATGGGCCATCGCCGACCACATGCGGACAGAACTCGTCACCGACGCCCTGACAGCAGCCGAGCGGACCCGCGGGAGCCTGGCCGGAGCCGTGATGCACACGGATCACGGCTCGCAATATACGAGTAGGGCGTTCGCTGAAATCTGCAGGTCAGCAGGGGTCCGGCAGAGCATGGGCGCGGTCGGGTCAAGCGCGGACAACGCCGCTGCGGAGAGCTTCAACGCCGCCTTCAAGAGAGAGACACTCAAGGGCCGCAAAGGCTGGCCGAACGAGCGTGAAGCGCGACTCGACGCCTTCCGCTGGCTGACCCGATACAACACCCGACGCCGACACTCCCGCCTCGGCCAGCAATCTCCGATCGCCTACGAGAACGACCTCCAACCACCAGCAATTACCCTGGCCCAGGCCGCATAGACGTGTTCAGAATCCGGGGTCAAGGCCCTTGCAGGAGTACCGGCATCGAGCGCTCGGACCCTCTCAGTGATACCCCGAGATCGCAGCACTAGCATCCGGCCTGTGCACCCTGAATCCCGATGGAGCCTTGATGGCCTGCTCCCGCCCGGTCGGATGGTCACATCCGATGAAGGCGACGGAGATCGACAGCCCTTGTGGCTCAGTGACGGGCCAGCCGCGCCTGACCTGTGGACGCGGATGCACACCGAACGCGCACGTTCCGGCTTGTGGCCGCTGCTCCTCGACGCGCTGGACCCGAACGATGGCGAGTTCCGCCCTTGGGGGTCCGGGGAGGTCTTCCCTGAGCAGATGTCCTCCCCGGCAAGCCATGATCCTGCCGGCCTCCTCGCACAGTGGTGGGCGACCTACACGGCCGTCGATGAAGACGACGACGTGCTCGACGTCAAAAGGCGCCTCGCGGTTACGGCCCCCTTCGGAGAGGTATGGCCCGGTCTTGCGGCCAGCCGGGGGACGGTAACGAACCCTGAGCAACTGGCCTCAGAGTTCGCGGAGGCGTTCCTCACCGACTGCCCGCGGACACGTCTTGGACTGGTTGCCGCACCGTCCGGTGCCGAAGCGCTGACAGCCGTGGGCTGGGCTGGCCCCTGCAACTACGAAAACGACACCGCGAAATTCTCTGCGGTCGTCCGGGATTGGGAACAACGATTCGGAGCCCGTGTCGTCGCGGTCGGGTTTTCCACGCTGCACCTCAGCATCGCCGCACCACCGGTGAGCGAGCATGAGGCTCTGCTGGTTGCAGCCGAGCACTTTGCGTTCTGCCCTGACAACATCTGGCAGGGCAGCAGACCGTACACACTGGCCGCGTATGCCGAGCGGATCACTGGCGCCCACCGCTGGGATTTCTGGTGGGACTGATCCCACTCGCTGGGTGACAGCTCGCTGGCGCACGAGTGGTGGCGACGGAGTCGGTCGTCGGCGGCGGGGCAGCGGGTGACAGCGCGGGCATCGCGAAGGCCGGCGCGCAGGAGGGAGCCCGCAACTCCTCATCCTCAGCCGCTACGACGCGACACGTCAGCTGCGCACGATCGGCCGCACGGTACCGCTGCGCCCGGAGCAGGCCCGCCAGGTCGCTGAGCACCTGAGTGCCGGCGACCCCGGGCACCCCTGGGAAGGCGTCCGCTTCGCGGCGTCATGGGGGTCCCGCGACATCCTGGATGCGACCCCGGTACGTCCGAACCTGGTCGCGGAGATCAGCGCCGACCGGTCCATCGACCGAGGCGGGGTGTTCCGGCACCCACTCAGGTTCAAGCGGCTGCGCCTGGACGTGGAGCTGGAGGACGTCCCGGCGTTCAGCCAGGGACCTACCGCCGCGGCCGGCTGAACCTCAGCGGAGTGCATCCAGCGCGGTCGGGGAGGCAAACCGCTGCGGGCTGACATGCGCTGGATCGCTGTCGAAGGCCAAGCTGCAACAAGTGCCGGCCCGGGACCACCATGAGGGCCTTGCGTCGTCAGGACGAACGCGGGCACGGGCGGCAACGCATGCGCCACAAAGGTCTTTCGGGAGGGTTTTCGGCCAGTGGTTGGCTTAAGGGCTGCGGCCTTATCCGTCGAACCTCTTATCTTGCTCAATCAGCGATCCCAAGATCACGTTTGCCGCCTATGGTGATGGTCGTCATGCCGGGGGAACGGCATGACTCTTCGGTTCCTGACCAGAGCCGATTACATGCGCGGGAGGTGGCTTTGCGCTGCCTCCAGAAAGTACAAGGGGAAATAGTCTTGCGTACGTCTACTCACACCTCGGCCCACTTTGGATTCCTCGGTGGGATATCAATGCTGTCGGCGGGGGCCCTTCTTCTGGCCGGGTCCCCCGCTTGGGCGGATCAGCCCTCCCCGGCGGCGCCGAATGCGGCCGCCGCTGTAGTTGAGAAGGCGACGGGCGTCGTTGACGTGGCCACGCCTGTCCCCGCAGCGGACGCTGCGGGCAAGGCGGTGACGCAGACCGGGGGAACGAGGGTCACCGTCACCATGCCGTCGAGCGCGGACGGCCTGATCGAGGCGAAGTCCGACAGCGGAGACACCGTCAGGATCGGGCTGAAAGGGGCTGCCAAGGGCGTTTCGCCGGTGACCTCAGGTACCGGCACCGTGGTTTACCAGAACGTCGCCGCAGCCACGGACCTGTCCGTGCAGGCCACTTCCGACGGAGGCGTCCGCACGCTGGTCACGCTCAAGGACCGCTCGGCCTCCACGGAGCACCGATTTCCGCTCGAGCTTCAGGCCGGCGTCACCTTGATAGACGACGGGGCCGGCGGTTACCTGATGGCCCGCGACTCCAGCGACGGCTTCGGCGAGACCATCGGCGCGCTGGAAGCCCCCTGGGCCAAGGACGCGGCGGGCCGACCCGTCCCCACCAGCTACCGGCTGGAAGGCAACACGCTCGTCCAGACGGTCCAGACCTCCAGCGACACGACGTTCCCGGTGGTCGCCGACCCCAAGATCACGTACGGGGCTGGGATCTACTTCAACGCCACCGGAGCCGAATGGACGTCGTACGGCATCGCGGCGGGGAGTGTCGGCTACTTCGCCAACGTCGCCGGCTGCGCCTTCACCGACAAGATCCCCAACGTCGGCCTCAAGCGGGCTGCGACGGCCATCTGCTCTGCGGTCGGATACAAGACCCTCAAGGACTGGGGCGCATTTCTTGAGAACGAGATCAACAATTCCAGCCTCAATTCCTGGGCTTGCTACCAGACGAAGCTGGCTCCCCGGAACGGTAGGCTGACAGAGGTCAGCGCGGGCAACTGCAAGTAGGCTTGATTTTTTTGCCAGCCCGGACGTACCGGGAACTACCGTGAGGATTCTCGTGAACAAACCTTCGATGGATAGGCCGTGGTGGGGTTGGGCCATCGTCTTCTTTACGGTACTCATCGCGACCGTACTCCTGGACTTCGCCTGGTACTGGGCCGTTCTGATCGTGATCGTCGCCACGGCGGCCTTCGAGTACGGCTGGGACCGGTACGCCTCTCGTCGCGCCTCGGAGCCCCACCCATAGAACTATCTGGGCGTATGCGGCTGGCTAGCTGGCGATGAGAAGTCGCTCACGCGGCTTGTAGTCGAACCCCGGGGAGATTTCTCTCTCCGGGGTTCGCTCGTGGACCTCGAAGACCTGAAGGCCCAGGTGAGGTCACTCGCGGCGCAACTGAAAAGACTCTCCGCCACTCCCGCCGAAGCGACCGTGTGAATTTATGCTGGAGACGGCGGCCGGCGCGCTGAGCGGCCCCCCGGCCGTCGTCCGTGGGCACCTGCCTCGCCTCCCCCTCCGTGCAGGTGCTCACCCAGACTCTTCAGCCAGTTGCGGCGCTCGGACCGGCACTGAACAGCGGTACCTCCTCCACGGTCACGTCCAGGCGCAGCCGTTTGAAGCGGACCGCGTGCCGGAAGACGCCGCTTCGGTCGACGGCGGTATCGGCGCTGATCTCCGCCACGAGGTCGGGGCGGACGAGGGTGACATCCAGGATGTCCCGGCTCCCCCACGCCGATGCGAACCGCCAGCCCTCCCATGGGTGTCCGGCATTGGCCGCGATCACGTTGCCTCCGACCAGGCGCGCCATCTCGGCACGCAGCGGGGCTGTGCGGCCGATCGAGCGGAGGTGACCGTGCGCGTCGCGGCGGCCCAGGAGGAGGAGCTGTGGTCGGATCATGGTTCCGGTGATGGCGCCGATGATCGCCTCCGTCGTGTTCCGGCGACGTAGTTTGTACCAACCCCTGTGTCCTGGTCGGTAGGGCTGGTTCATGGCTTTGACCACGATGCCTTCGAGGCCGGAGATCTCGGTCCAGGACTCAAGCCACTGCTGGGCCTTGATCAGGTCCGTTGTCATCGGGCACAGCGTCCAGGGGGATGTGAGCCGGCGCGCGGCGAACAGTGCTTCCAGCCGGAGGCGGCGTTGGCGGTAGGGGTAGCTGATCAGTTCGCTTCCGTCCTGCTGCAGGACGTCGAACGCGATGAAGAAGGCGGGCAGGGACGCGGCGAGCCCGCGTGCGCTGCGGCCGCGGGCAGCGGTGCGGCGCTGCAACCCCTCAAAGGACAGCCGGCCCGCCTTCGTGTCCCAGACGACGAGTTCCCCGTCCAGGACCAGGCCGGCGGGCAGCTTGTCCGCCGCGGCAACGAGGTCGGGGAACCGGTCCTGGATCAGCGACCCGTGCCGGGTCTGCAGCTGAAGGCCATTTTCCGGCCCGGTGGGGGTGAACAGCAGGGTCCGGTAGCCGTCGAATTTCTGCTCGTATGCCAGCTCACCCAGCACGCCGGGGCCCGGCACTGCCTCCACGGCCTGCGCCAGCATCGGCTCAACCGGCGGTCGCAACGCCACCCTGGGTGCCTCCCTTTCGCGCTTACGTCCGGGATGAGGACAGTGCTTTCACGAGGTCATCGCGGGTCATGTGCGAGCGGCCGGGAATGTCGGCGGCGGCGGCCTTCTTGTAGAGGTCGGCCTTCGACAGTCCGCTCAGGTCTTCCTTCGGCGCGGAGCGGATCCGCTTTTTGGCCCCAGGTCTCTTCTCGGCGGCCTTACCGGAAGTGGTCGCCTTGCCGCCGGTGGCCTTGGGGCTCCCGGCCCGCTCGACGCTGGCGCGCAGGGCCTCCATGAGGTCGACCACGCCGGTCGGCTCCGCCGGGGCTTCGGCGTTCTCGACGGTCTCGCCGGCCTGCTTTCCTCTCCTCTATGCCCACGGAGAGGCTCGAGCGTGTCAAGGGTAGAAGCGCTTCTTGATCTCGTGCTCAGTGAGGTTTCCACCCTTATCCACGGTTACCCACCAGTCGGATTTCTCAGTCATCTTTCCCTGGGAGTCGAATTTCTCGGTGACGAGATGATTATTCCCATGCTTGTCAGGCGAAACGGTCATGCGATCGGTCATATGGCCGTTTTTGTCGAAATACTTAACGTCGGAATGCCATCCATCTTTGGCGTTCCATGTATCCGAGCTGCGAAACCCGGATTCTCCATACTCCTTTGTGATTTGATGTACATTATGGTCCGCACCACGAAAGGTATCCGTTTGCCTCGAAAGGTGGTCATTGGCATCGAATTCCTTTCTATGGGAATGCATGACTCCGTTCGAGTCTTTGGCCTTCCATTCGTCCGAACTTCCGGTCTTCTGCCCATCCTTGTCACGAAACACTGAGATTGTGTGCCATACTCCATATTGTTTCGTTTGCCAGCTCTCCACCGTGCCGCCACCAGAGGGTAGCTCGCGAACCGTATGCAAATTTCCGCTTCCATCCCTGAAAGCGTCTACTATTTTGCCTTGATCTCCGACTTTCTCCGCTCCACCTTTCGCCTTGTCGCCGCCGGCCACCGACCCTGCCTTTTGCTCCTGATGCGTTCCGCCTGGTGCGGCATCTCTGGACACGCCTGGCGCGCCATATTCGGCTTTCCCTGGGGAGTTCCCGCTTGGGGATTCTGTGCGTTCTGACGGCCCTGTGGTGTCTGGCTTCATGTCGCTCGGTTGGTTTGGTGACGGGTCTGATGGAGGAGGCGGTTCGCGGCCAGCCCCGGTGACGGACAAGCTGGAATCAATGTCTCCCGCGTCAGGCCAGGTGACGGACAAGCCGGAATCGACGTCTCCCGCGTCCTTCGGCTCCTCCGGTGTCTGTCCGCTCGCATTGTCGGCGTCCGCCTTGCTGCTGCTGAGTTCCGGTCGTTCGCCTTGGTGGGATGCGCTTTGGGAGTCTGTTCCCGACGGCGCCTTTTCGGTAGTGTCTGACTTCGTCTCAGAGGTGGAACCGGCGAGCTCCGGCCGTTCCGAGCGTGAGGAGATATCGGATTGCCCTTGAGGCTGCTCGGCGGTGGTCGAGCGTTCGGGATCGCGCTCGGACATGGTATTAGCCCCCGATCAGATGCGAAGGGACTTCTCGAGGAAGGACGGCATTTGAGACGGATCCGCCGGAGCCATCGATTCCGGGGCCAGCGGCTCCAAGGGTAGTAGAGCCGGATCAATTGCAGGCGAGTGGTCGTCGATTCGCATTTCTTCACTTCTGACGTCTCGCAGGTCTACCGAATTCACCAGTTCCAGTCCGGCTCCTGTCGCAGTCCGATCGGTCAGGGCGGGTCTCTCAACTCCCGTTTCCTGGCGCACGCTGTCAATGCGGCCTGACGCACCGGAATTCTCGGAGGGTGAAAGATCGACACCTTTTGCTAGGCTAGCGCCTTCACCGGACCGCGACTCCGTCAATCCCCATCTTGGCAGCGAGGTGCCCGACGGGGCAGAGTCGGCCAAAAAACTTCCGCCCGAACTTTTACCGCCCGAGCCTTTCGGAGGTTCTAGGCCGGCAGCGCGATTCATCGCTTCCATTGTTTCTTCGTTGCGCTGCCTGGTCTTATCTGTTGCGTCCCCAACGCCGTCCCGCCCCATCACAGACCTGCTTCCTTCAGCACGCGTGCCAAGATGCGGCGCGTGGTGCGGGGTACCTTGCGGCGGTCATCCGCCAGCATCTGCTGCTCAAAGCAGAGGCAGACCCGTCGGGCTGCTGTGTCGAGCTTCTTCCTGGCTTCTTCTGACGCGTCCTCCGTCGGGAATTCGACGATTTCGTATGCCGCGTCTTGGCAGACTTCCCAGGTCCGGACGCGCCGCTTGTCTTCGGAGGCGCCGTCGTTTTGGTCGGCCTCTCGCCACATTGGGTGATAGCGGCGCCCGGCGACCAGGTCGGCCACGGCAGATCGGTAGAGGCACAGCGGCGGGTCCTGGGTACACACAAGGTGGCATGCCGGATACGGCTCGAATTGGCGGGCGTGGAGGCGGTGGACGGTCTGCTGCAGTGCGGCCGTGAGGGCGGTCGCGTTCAGACCGCCGGTGTCCAGCCGGTCGAGCAGCATCGCACGCATCCGGTCGCGGAATTCCTCGGTGTCGGTGTAGGTCCAGGCCCGTTGGGCTCCTCGCCGGGTCGCCAGCCAGTCGCTCCCGTGTCCGACGTAGGCGCGCAGGAGGTCCTCCAGGGGGACGGTGGGAGGGCGCCTGGCGCCGACGCTCCCGGTGAGGTCCTCCCAGAGCCGGGCCAGTGCCTGGGGCTCATCGATCGTGGTGGTGACGATGCGCGTCAAGGTGCGCTGTACGTATTCATCATCGACGAGTGCCCTGGCTGCGGCGCATGCCACCGACGACAGGCAGGTCTCGGCGCAAAAAGTGCGGGCCTGGAACAGATTGGCGAAGGCGCCGGCCTGCCGCCAAGTGTCCATGTGGGCTCGGACGTCTTCGTCCGGCGGTGGGTGCGGGGCGAGCGGGTCCTTCACGGCCGGTATCCGGACGAGGAGGGGGGCGTCGTCACCGCCGCTGAAGACGGCGGCTTCACCGACGCCCAGGGTGGTGAGTGCCTTGGCCTGCAGCTCGTCCATGGCCATGGCGCCGGCCAGGACCATGCGGTCGTCCGCGGAGACGATGCGGTGCGCGATCTTCAGGTTGGTGTTCTTGATGACGTCGGGGGCGAGTCGGACGGGCACCTGGTCGGCAATGACGACGCCCTGGCCGTAGGCGCGGATCTCCGACAGCAGGTGCGAAAACGTCTCCACTGCCTGACCGCGGGGGTTGGCGGACTCCTCGGATGATCGGGCAGGCACGTTGGCCAGCAGACGGTGTGCCTCCTCCACGACCAGCAGGTGCACGAGGTCGCGCGACTGGCCTTGGGCCCGGCGGTACTCGGCCAGGCGGATCAGGAGCAGGCCGGTGAAGAATGCCTTGTCGCCCTCGTCGCCGAGGGCTTCGAGCTCCACCACGGTGGGCCGTTCGAAGAGGACGGGGGTGGGCAGGGAGCGTGAGACGTCGAGCATTGCCCCCTTGGCGCCCCTGCGCAGGGACTCCAGTCGCGTGACCAGGGCGGCTCGCATGTCACCTGCGATGCGTTCCTCGTAGCCGAGCGAGGGGATGACCTCGCTGACCTTGGCGACCAGATCGGAGAGAGTGGGGAACGCGTCGGACTGCTCCGCCCCCGCATCCAAACGGCTGTTGTTGTTGGTCCGCAGATCCCATCCGCGATCGACGTACACCTCGTGCAGGCAGTGCTCAAGGATCTGCGGCAACGGCGTCCACATGCCGAAGGACGCAGTGAAAACAGCCCGCAGCAGATCCAAGTGCTCGCTTACGGTAGTGCCGGCCGGCACTTCGAACGGGTTCAGCACGAATGGACCGACGGTCGCCTTGCCTGCGGTGAAGACCTGCAGGTTCCGCCCCAGCACAGGATGTGCGAGCAGCGATCGGTACTCGGCCTTGGCGGGCTCAATGACCATGAACGGCACACCATGGGCACTGGTCTCCAGCAACAGCCCCATGATCGTGTTCGTCTTTCCCGACCCGGTCGTCCCGGGAATGAAGACGTGACGGGTGAGGGATCGCAGGGGCACTTGGTAGCGACCTGCGGTTGTCCGGTGGTTGTCCATGACCTGCCCGACGAGCAGATGAGGTTCTTGGGCATCGACGGCCGGCGCCACGATGTCGAACCTCGGTACGGGACTGATGGCGAAGCCCAGGGTTTCCAGGTTGGGCAAGTGCAGGTACGCCGCGAGCTGCGCCGAACTCAGCAGGGTTTGAGCTGCGAAGGGGTGTCGGTAGGCATTGGGGCCCGGGCGCTCGGGACCGTCGGGAAGCATCCAGTGCACACCCAGGTCCACGACGGAGGGGTGTTCGATGGTCCGTACGGGCTCGGGAACCGACGTGGCGCCCGAGAACACCGCCCGCCAGGCACCGCTGAGCGCTCTCAGGTCATCGGAGTGCTCTCCGAACAGGTACACGC is a window of Streptomyces subrutilus DNA encoding:
- a CDS encoding Tn3 family transposase; the protein is MRANDPVEQEKDVKFTSLLANLVIFHNTLDIADVVRELQAEGEVIDPLDLAQISPT
- a CDS encoding DUF4253 domain-containing protein, with protein sequence MHTERARSGLWPLLLDALDPNDGEFRPWGSGEVFPEQMSSPASHDPAGLLAQWWATYTAVDEDDDVLDVKRRLAVTAPFGEVWPGLAASRGTVTNPEQLASEFAEAFLTDCPRTRLGLVAAPSGAEALTAVGWAGPCNYENDTAKFSAVVRDWEQRFGARVVAVGFSTLHLSIAAPPVSEHEALLVAAEHFAFCPDNIWQGSRPYTLAAYAERITGAHRWDFWWD
- a CDS encoding ATP-dependent DNA ligase; this translates as MALRPPVEPMLAQAVEAVPGPGVLGELAYEQKFDGYRTLLFTPTGPENGLQLQTRHGSLIQDRFPDLVAAADKLPAGLVLDGELVVWDTKAGRLSFEGLQRRTAARGRSARGLAASLPAFFIAFDVLQQDGSELISYPYRQRRLRLEALFAARRLTSPWTLCPMTTDLIKAQQWLESWTEISGLEGIVVKAMNQPYRPGHRGWYKLRRRNTTEAIIGAITGTMIRPQLLLLGRRDAHGHLRSIGRTAPLRAEMARLVGGNVIAANAGHPWEGWRFASAWGSRDILDVTLVRPDLVAEISADTAVDRSGVFRHAVRFKRLRLDVTVEEVPLFSAGPSAATG
- a CDS encoding ATP-binding protein; the encoded protein is MITDPVSTDAVDYLQRIALTPPLPGGGSVVPLVARRAVRVTGVGRSVQAPTPQAMQGSGDRDEETRFEPPTLPLLVGLAGAGAPIAFLLDGTRQGVSVRLGTWADPDDDESLDARQAMILTVLGGCYPAVDVSAAGVATPPLAYGAIALGVPGAPSVDSRDSGLPVDRLLRSVHGHTWAALLLAEPVGVEELRADRDRVLNEMRMVSSRVEAIGLSSPLADHYLRLLNSRLQALADAQARGGWRTGVYLFGEHSDDLRALSGAWRAVFSGATSVPEPVRTIEHPSVVDLGVHWMLPDGPERPGPNAYRHPFAAQTLLSSAQLAAYLHLPNLETLGFAISPVPRFDIVAPAVDAQEPHLLVGQVMDNHRTTAGRYQVPLRSLTRHVFIPGTTGSGKTNTIMGLLLETSAHGVPFMVIEPAKAEYRSLLAHPVLGRNLQVFTAGKATVGPFVLNPFEVPAGTTVSEHLDLLRAVFTASFGMWTPLPQILEHCLHEVYVDRGWDLRTNNNSRLDAGAEQSDAFPTLSDLVAKVSEVIPSLGYEERIAGDMRAALVTRLESLRRGAKGAMLDVSRSLPTPVLFERPTVVELEALGDEGDKAFFTGLLLIRLAEYRRAQGQSRDLVHLLVVEEAHRLLANVPARSSEESANPRGQAVETFSHLLSEIRAYGQGVVIADQVPVRLAPDVIKNTNLKIAHRIVSADDRMVLAGAMAMDELQAKALTTLGVGEAAVFSGGDDAPLLVRIPAVKDPLAPHPPPDEDVRAHMDTWRQAGAFANLFQARTFCAETCLSSVACAAARALVDDEYVQRTLTRIVTTTIDEPQALARLWEDLTGSVGARRPPTVPLEDLLRAYVGHGSDWLATRRGAQRAWTYTDTEEFRDRMRAMLLDRLDTGGLNATALTAALQQTVHRLHARQFEPYPACHLVCTQDPPLCLYRSAVADLVAGRRYHPMWREADQNDGASEDKRRVRTWEVCQDAAYEIVEFPTEDASEEARKKLDTAARRVCLCFEQQMLADDRRKVPRTTRRILARVLKEAGL